One Pirellulales bacterium genomic region harbors:
- the pyrF gene encoding orotidine-5'-phosphate decarboxylase, which translates to MTNFGERLAAAVRAKKTPVLVGLDPRWEALPEAIRNQAGAEDSVAKAEAYTMFCRSVIDVVAPLVPAVKPQVAFFEELGPPGMQALADVVGYARSRGLLVIVDAKRNDIGSTAEAYAAAYFGEGSTTPWPADALTISPYLGSDSLEPFVSASQQCGGGVFVLVKTSNPGSGQFQDLICEGRPLYQHVAQYIEKLAVAEVGPSGYGCVGAVVGATYPDQLVELRAAMPHAWLLIPGFGSQGGTAKGVAGGFDCDGLGAMINNSRGIIFAHQRAEYASFGQARWQDAVEAATKKMIAALRAETSAGKLSK; encoded by the coding sequence ATGACCAATTTCGGCGAAAGACTTGCGGCAGCGGTGCGAGCAAAGAAGACTCCTGTCCTCGTGGGCCTAGACCCGCGGTGGGAGGCGCTGCCGGAAGCAATACGCAATCAAGCTGGCGCGGAAGATTCCGTCGCCAAAGCGGAAGCATACACAATGTTCTGCCGCAGCGTGATCGATGTGGTCGCGCCGCTTGTTCCGGCCGTCAAGCCGCAGGTGGCGTTTTTTGAGGAGCTTGGTCCGCCGGGAATGCAGGCCCTTGCTGATGTAGTGGGTTACGCACGCAGCCGTGGCTTGCTCGTGATCGTCGATGCGAAGCGAAACGACATTGGCTCGACGGCCGAAGCGTATGCGGCGGCATATTTTGGCGAAGGCTCGACGACCCCCTGGCCGGCCGATGCGCTGACCATCAGCCCGTATTTGGGAAGCGACAGCTTGGAGCCATTCGTCTCGGCCTCCCAGCAATGTGGCGGCGGAGTGTTCGTGTTGGTAAAAACATCGAACCCCGGCAGCGGTCAGTTTCAAGACCTGATTTGCGAGGGCCGCCCATTATATCAGCACGTCGCCCAATATATCGAGAAGCTAGCAGTGGCAGAGGTTGGTCCGAGCGGCTATGGCTGCGTCGGCGCGGTCGTAGGGGCCACGTATCCAGATCAACTTGTCGAGCTCCGCGCCGCGATGCCGCACGCGTGGTTGCTGATCCCCGGCTTTGGCAGTCAAGGTGGCACGGCAAAAGGCGTGGCCGGCGGGTTCGACTGCGATGGGCTTGGAGCGATGATCAACAATTCCCGCGGAATTATCTTTGCACACCAGCGAGCGGAATACGCCTCGTTCGGTCAAGCACGCTGGCAAGATGCGGTAGAAGCCGCCACGAAAAAGATGATTGCCGCACTGCGAGCGGAAACGTCGGCGGGAAAATTATCGAAGTAA
- a CDS encoding cysteine desulfurase yields the protein MDSRPDRPLPAAGRLLYNRDMMPIYLDNNSTTPLLPEVAAAMAATDAIGYANPASAHSAGRRAHRALEDAREEIAAYLGADITRPHTADRLIFTSGGTEANNLALLGLTGALNSAASRTARGRIIISAIEHQSVSGAAELLANLDWQIDRIAVTGEGIVDLTHFDRLLATDSALGPPRLVSVMLANNETGVIQPVVEIAKRARAAGVPVHTDAAQAIGKIPVSFCELGVAAMSVAPHKFHGPRGIGALVVRHDVSVHPLLRGAPQQFGLRPGTEAVAPAIGFLTALKAWNRDQRDRTQHLIELRDRFESAMKEVFPAAVINGQAASRLPHTSNVAFPGRDRQSLMMALDLAGVCCSTGSACASGSSEPSPTLLSMDLPREIAASSLRFSVGATTSTSEVDDAIRLISNVLRRTAPSMTAR from the coding sequence ATGGATTCGCGTCCGGACCGCCCGCTGCCTGCGGCTGGCCGCCTACTCTATAATCGCGATATGATGCCGATCTATCTCGACAACAATTCCACGACGCCACTGCTGCCGGAAGTCGCCGCGGCAATGGCTGCGACCGATGCTATTGGCTACGCCAACCCTGCCAGCGCGCACTCGGCCGGCCGCCGGGCGCACCGCGCGCTGGAAGACGCTCGCGAAGAGATTGCAGCGTACTTGGGCGCCGACATCACTCGGCCTCATACAGCCGATCGATTAATCTTTACCAGCGGCGGCACCGAGGCGAACAACCTTGCGCTACTCGGCTTGACCGGTGCCTTAAATTCGGCGGCATCTCGGACCGCTCGCGGTCGAATCATCATCTCTGCGATCGAACACCAGAGTGTCAGCGGAGCTGCCGAGCTATTGGCCAACCTTGACTGGCAGATCGATCGCATCGCAGTCACGGGCGAGGGCATTGTCGATCTTACGCATTTCGACAGGCTCCTTGCGACCGATTCTGCGCTCGGACCTCCGCGGCTGGTGAGCGTCATGCTCGCCAATAACGAAACGGGAGTGATTCAACCCGTCGTCGAAATCGCCAAGCGAGCACGTGCCGCGGGCGTTCCGGTTCACACCGATGCGGCGCAGGCCATCGGCAAGATTCCAGTCAGCTTTTGCGAACTGGGAGTTGCAGCAATGTCGGTGGCGCCACACAAATTTCACGGTCCGCGCGGCATCGGCGCTCTGGTCGTTCGGCACGACGTTTCGGTTCACCCCCTGTTGCGCGGAGCCCCACAACAGTTCGGTTTGCGGCCTGGAACTGAGGCAGTCGCTCCCGCCATTGGCTTCCTCACCGCGCTCAAAGCATGGAACCGCGACCAGCGCGATCGAACACAACATTTGATTGAGCTTCGCGATCGGTTCGAGTCAGCGATGAAGGAAGTTTTTCCGGCAGCCGTGATTAACGGACAGGCTGCCTCGCGCTTGCCGCACACATCGAACGTCGCGTTTCCTGGCCGCGATCGACAATCCTTGATGATGGCCCTCGATCTGGCCGGTGTTTGCTGTTCGACCGGCAGCGCTTGCGCCAGCGGATCGAGCGAGCCGTCGCCGACGCTGTTGTCAATGGACCTTCCACGCGAAATCGCGGCCAGCAGCTTGCGATTCAGCGTTGGGGCGACGACTTCGACCAGTGAAGTTGACGATGCCATTCGACTGATTTCCAACGTTCTGCGCCGCACCGCTCCGTCGATGACAGCCCGATAG
- a CDS encoding dihydrodipicolinate synthase family protein, giving the protein MAAKLEGIFTPNLVPLDRFGDIHEAELRRYVDWLIDRGVHGLYPNGSTGEFTRFTPEERRRIIQIVCDQVRGRVPVLAGAAEANVKETLAACEAYHACGAAAVAIVSPFYYKLSPESVYAYFREIAKHTPIDVTLYNIPMFASPIDVPTIRRLAEFPRIIGIKDSSGDMAHMLRMMAAVQPIRPDFVFLTGWEAALVPMLVMGCHGGTNATSGVIPEVTRELFELVKSKRLDEARQLQLRLIELFDAMLFSADFPEGFRAAVELRGFDLGRGRQPQSESQQVDRAALQRVLHCIMADFRVVDEPGEGCAPRSGSLERDRVAQITERVIYELREQGVL; this is encoded by the coding sequence GTGGCTGCTAAACTCGAAGGCATCTTTACCCCCAATCTCGTTCCGCTCGACCGATTTGGCGACATTCACGAAGCGGAATTGCGACGATACGTCGACTGGCTGATCGATCGCGGCGTGCATGGATTGTATCCCAATGGATCGACCGGGGAATTCACGCGATTCACGCCGGAAGAGCGGCGGCGGATCATTCAAATCGTTTGCGATCAAGTCCGCGGCCGAGTTCCCGTTTTGGCCGGAGCAGCCGAAGCCAACGTGAAGGAAACGCTCGCGGCATGTGAAGCATACCACGCCTGCGGCGCTGCGGCGGTGGCGATCGTGTCGCCGTTCTATTACAAACTCAGCCCGGAGTCGGTGTACGCCTACTTTCGTGAGATCGCCAAGCACACGCCCATCGATGTGACGCTTTACAACATTCCGATGTTCGCTAGTCCGATCGACGTGCCCACGATTCGCCGGCTAGCCGAATTTCCCCGGATCATCGGCATCAAAGATTCGTCCGGCGACATGGCCCACATGCTGCGAATGATGGCGGCCGTGCAGCCGATTCGCCCGGACTTCGTGTTTCTCACCGGCTGGGAGGCAGCACTGGTTCCGATGCTCGTCATGGGTTGCCACGGCGGCACCAATGCCACCAGCGGCGTAATTCCTGAAGTCACCCGCGAGCTATTCGAACTGGTAAAATCAAAGCGGCTCGACGAAGCGCGCCAGTTGCAATTGCGGCTGATCGAATTGTTTGACGCGATGTTGTTTTCAGCCGATTTTCCCGAAGGCTTTCGTGCCGCAGTGGAGTTGCGCGGCTTCGATCTGGGCCGCGGAAGGCAGCCGCAGAGCGAATCGCAGCAAGTCGACCGGGCAGCGCTGCAGCGAGTGTTACACTGCATCATGGCCGATTTTCGCGTGGTAGACGAACCGGGCGAAGGCTGCGCTCCGCGCAGCGGCAGCCTCGAGCGCGACCGCGTGGCGCAGATCACCGAGCGAGTGATTTATGAATTGCGTGAACAAGGCGTGCTGTGA
- a CDS encoding AAA family ATPase yields MYETYWQLDRRPFENTSDPQFYYPGESHQGAMLKLRYAIENHQGAALLCGASGSGKSLLVGQLRQHLREKCQPLVHIVFPQMPAESLLAYLADEIAAPLDHENTGTAPPIEQTVRRLQNFITQCASDGKHALLAIDEAHLIDDTRTWEALRLLLNFSPDASAVMTLLLVGQPDLLVQFERMPAFEERIGVKCLLKPFSVDETAAYVNFRLQAAGAKTTIFEPDAMETLHQLSHGRPRQINRLCDLALLVNYAEERHSIGSEQLEAVAEELITVTPE; encoded by the coding sequence ATGTACGAAACTTACTGGCAACTCGATCGGCGCCCGTTCGAGAATACCTCGGACCCGCAGTTCTATTACCCCGGCGAAAGCCATCAGGGGGCGATGTTGAAACTGCGTTATGCGATCGAGAATCATCAAGGGGCCGCGTTATTGTGCGGCGCTTCCGGCAGTGGCAAATCGCTGCTCGTTGGGCAATTGCGACAGCATTTACGCGAAAAATGCCAGCCGCTTGTGCATATTGTGTTTCCGCAAATGCCGGCCGAATCACTGCTGGCATACCTTGCCGACGAAATAGCCGCGCCTCTCGATCATGAGAACACAGGCACAGCGCCGCCGATCGAGCAAACCGTTCGCCGCCTGCAAAACTTCATCACGCAATGCGCGAGCGACGGTAAACACGCCTTGTTGGCCATCGATGAAGCACACCTGATTGACGATACTCGTACTTGGGAAGCACTGCGGCTGTTGCTCAATTTCTCCCCCGATGCATCGGCGGTAATGACGCTGTTGCTGGTGGGCCAGCCGGATTTGCTAGTGCAATTTGAACGCATGCCTGCATTTGAAGAGCGGATTGGCGTAAAATGCTTGCTCAAACCCTTCAGTGTCGATGAAACGGCCGCCTACGTGAACTTCCGCCTGCAAGCGGCCGGCGCAAAAACGACCATCTTCGAGCCAGACGCCATGGAAACCCTTCACCAGCTTTCGCACGGCCGACCCCGCCAAATCAACCGACTGTGCGATCTGGCCTTGCTCGTCAACTATGCCGAAGAGCGGCACTCGATCGGCAGTGAGCAACTTGAAGCTGTCGCCGAAGAACTTATTACGGTGACGCCGGAGTAG
- the metH gene encoding methionine synthase translates to MTTAATPPVTRIALEPLLDQRILVLDGAMGTMVHALQFTEADFRGEQFADHPKDLRNLIDVLCLSQPEAIETIHRQYLAAGADIIETNTFGATGVALDDFGLSSHVREINLAGVALARRAADEFTARDPEKPRLVAGSIGPTNKQLSIAGNVEDPGYRSATFDQMVETYYEQVDALVEGGVDLLLAETAFDTLVLKACLFAIEKYFDDHQVRLPMMASFTVFKDGRTLSAQTVEACWNSLAHADLLSIGLNCALGPVQLRPYLEELSRIAPIYVSCHPNAGLPNALGGFDETPESMSKLLGEFARDGWVNIIGGCCGTTPDHIRAIAAAVNQVRPRRLPKIETLTRLSGIESLTIRPESNFIMVGERTNVTGSKKFARLVKEGKFDEALSVARQQVENGANVLDVNFDEALLDGEAVMTKFLNLLAAEPEIARVPIMVDSSKWSVIEAGLKCIQGKAIVNSISLKEGEEKFLEQAKLARRYGAAVVVMAFDETGQATEVDHKVSICRRAYHLLTTEIGFPPTDIIFDPNILTVGTGIEEHNRYAVNFIEATRQIKREMPLCKVSGGVSNVSFSFRGNDVVREAIHAAFLYHAIRAGMDMGIVNAGQLAVYEEIPKDLLQRVEDVLLDRRSDATERLIQFAETVRKKSAEESAADVAWRNAPVDARLSHSLVKGIVDFIETDVEEARGKYATSLEIIEGPLMAGMQVVGDLFGAGKMFLPQVVKSARVMKKAVAYLLPFMEAENAAAGLGDKPRGKVLLATVKGDVHDIGKNIVGVVLGCNNYQVIDLGVMVPCEKILDTARAEEVDMIGLSGLITPSLDEMAHVAREMERQKIDLPLLIGGATTSAKHTAVKIAPQYSQPTIHVLDASRAAGVVEKLLNPERRDQLIQRNIAEQRQLVASYHLRQQIKLVPYEQAQQQRFTTDWQNVRIDTPSFIGRRAIENLPLEKLIPFIDWSPFFLTWELKGKYPRIFDDPNVGSEAKKLYHDARQLLDDIVAKRQLVASGAYGFWPAAAIGDDVALYPDESRQQELTRFHFLRQQWERQGQSTFYSLADFVAPFDSGRRDYLGAFAITAGIGCEELAKQYDAHHDDYNSIMAKSLADRLAEAFAEYLHKQVRSEWGFGSDERLSHDDLIAEKYRGIRPASGYPACPDHTEKRILFDLLNAETVAGVTLTESYAMIPAASVSGLYFAHPDSRYFAVDRITRDQAEDYARRKNVPLAEVERWLSSNLGYDPA, encoded by the coding sequence ATGACTACTGCAGCCACCCCACCGGTCACTCGCATCGCTCTCGAACCATTACTCGATCAGCGTATTTTGGTGCTCGACGGCGCCATGGGTACGATGGTCCATGCGCTACAGTTCACCGAGGCCGATTTTCGCGGCGAGCAGTTTGCGGACCATCCTAAAGATTTGCGGAACCTAATCGATGTACTCTGCTTGTCGCAGCCTGAGGCGATCGAGACCATCCATCGCCAGTATTTGGCGGCTGGGGCGGATATCATCGAGACGAACACTTTCGGCGCGACCGGCGTGGCTCTCGACGATTTTGGCCTGTCGAGCCATGTCCGCGAGATCAATTTGGCTGGCGTGGCGCTCGCTCGCCGCGCGGCCGATGAGTTCACGGCACGTGATCCAGAGAAGCCGAGGTTGGTGGCCGGCTCAATCGGCCCCACAAACAAGCAGCTTTCCATCGCCGGCAACGTTGAAGATCCTGGATATCGCAGTGCCACGTTCGATCAGATGGTCGAAACGTATTACGAGCAAGTCGATGCGCTCGTCGAAGGGGGCGTCGACCTGCTGTTGGCTGAAACAGCCTTCGATACGCTCGTGCTGAAGGCCTGTTTGTTTGCCATCGAAAAGTATTTCGACGATCATCAAGTGCGGTTGCCGATGATGGCTTCGTTCACCGTGTTCAAAGACGGCCGCACGCTTTCCGCGCAAACCGTTGAAGCCTGCTGGAATTCGCTCGCACACGCCGATCTGCTCAGCATTGGGCTAAATTGTGCGCTAGGGCCCGTTCAACTTCGGCCATATTTGGAAGAATTGTCGAGGATTGCGCCGATTTATGTGAGCTGTCATCCGAACGCCGGTCTTCCAAACGCGCTGGGCGGATTTGATGAAACGCCCGAGTCGATGTCGAAACTGCTCGGTGAATTTGCCCGCGACGGCTGGGTGAACATCATTGGCGGCTGCTGCGGCACGACGCCGGACCATATTCGTGCCATTGCCGCGGCGGTCAACCAAGTTCGTCCGCGACGGCTGCCAAAGATTGAAACGCTGACGCGGCTCAGCGGCATCGAATCGCTGACGATTCGGCCGGAGTCGAACTTTATCATGGTCGGCGAGCGAACGAATGTCACCGGCTCGAAGAAGTTCGCGCGACTTGTCAAAGAGGGAAAATTCGATGAAGCCCTGAGCGTCGCCCGACAGCAAGTTGAAAACGGCGCCAACGTGCTCGATGTAAACTTCGACGAAGCGCTGCTCGATGGCGAGGCCGTGATGACGAAGTTTCTGAATCTGCTTGCCGCCGAGCCGGAGATCGCCCGCGTGCCGATCATGGTCGATAGCTCGAAGTGGTCGGTGATCGAGGCGGGGTTGAAGTGCATTCAGGGCAAAGCGATCGTCAATTCCATTAGTCTCAAGGAAGGGGAAGAAAAGTTTCTGGAGCAGGCAAAGCTGGCCCGCCGCTACGGAGCCGCGGTCGTTGTCATGGCGTTTGACGAAACCGGCCAAGCGACCGAGGTCGATCACAAGGTGTCGATTTGCCGCCGGGCGTATCACTTGCTGACTACGGAGATTGGCTTCCCGCCGACCGACATTATTTTTGATCCGAACATTCTCACGGTCGGCACCGGCATCGAAGAGCACAATCGCTATGCGGTGAACTTTATCGAAGCAACCCGGCAAATCAAGCGCGAAATGCCGCTGTGCAAGGTCTCGGGCGGAGTGAGCAACGTTTCGTTTTCGTTCCGCGGCAACGACGTGGTGCGCGAAGCGATTCACGCGGCGTTTTTGTACCATGCGATCCGCGCCGGCATGGATATGGGGATCGTCAACGCGGGACAACTCGCCGTCTACGAAGAGATTCCCAAGGATTTACTCCAGCGCGTTGAGGATGTACTGCTCGATCGCCGCTCCGATGCGACCGAGCGATTGATTCAATTTGCCGAAACGGTCAGGAAGAAATCGGCGGAAGAGTCGGCGGCTGATGTCGCGTGGCGCAATGCACCGGTCGATGCGCGGCTGTCGCATTCGCTGGTCAAGGGGATCGTCGATTTCATCGAGACCGACGTCGAAGAAGCCCGCGGCAAATACGCGACTTCGCTCGAAATCATCGAAGGGCCGCTCATGGCCGGCATGCAAGTCGTCGGCGACCTGTTCGGCGCTGGCAAAATGTTTCTGCCCCAGGTCGTAAAAAGCGCCCGCGTGATGAAGAAAGCGGTTGCGTATCTGCTCCCGTTCATGGAAGCCGAGAACGCGGCCGCCGGACTGGGCGATAAGCCGCGCGGCAAAGTGCTGTTGGCTACCGTGAAAGGAGACGTTCACGACATCGGCAAGAATATCGTCGGCGTCGTGCTGGGCTGCAACAACTATCAGGTGATCGACTTGGGCGTGATGGTTCCGTGCGAAAAGATTTTGGATACCGCTCGCGCCGAAGAGGTCGATATGATCGGCCTCAGCGGGCTGATTACGCCGAGTCTGGACGAGATGGCCCACGTCGCCCGTGAAATGGAACGACAGAAGATCGACTTGCCGCTATTGATCGGCGGAGCGACGACGAGCGCCAAGCACACGGCGGTGAAAATCGCGCCGCAGTATTCTCAGCCGACGATTCACGTGCTCGACGCTTCGCGAGCCGCCGGTGTGGTGGAAAAACTGCTCAATCCCGAGCGCCGCGACCAGCTCATTCAGCGGAACATCGCCGAGCAACGGCAACTCGTCGCGTCGTACCACTTGCGGCAACAGATTAAACTGGTGCCCTACGAACAGGCTCAACAGCAGCGCTTCACCACCGATTGGCAGAATGTGCGAATCGATACGCCTTCGTTCATCGGCCGCCGCGCGATCGAAAACTTGCCGCTGGAAAAGCTGATTCCCTTCATCGACTGGTCGCCGTTCTTCCTCACCTGGGAACTCAAAGGCAAATATCCACGAATTTTCGACGACCCCAACGTTGGTTCGGAAGCAAAGAAACTCTATCACGATGCGCGGCAATTGCTCGACGACATCGTGGCCAAGCGACAGCTTGTGGCCAGTGGCGCCTACGGCTTCTGGCCGGCCGCCGCGATCGGCGACGATGTGGCGCTGTACCCCGATGAATCGCGCCAGCAAGAACTTACACGGTTCCACTTTCTACGGCAGCAATGGGAACGCCAAGGTCAAAGCACATTCTATTCTCTTGCCGATTTTGTTGCCCCGTTCGACAGCGGCCGCCGCGACTATCTCGGCGCATTTGCCATCACGGCTGGTATCGGCTGCGAGGAACTTGCTAAGCAATACGACGCCCACCACGACGATTACAACTCGATCATGGCGAAGTCCCTGGCCGATCGATTGGCCGAAGCGTTCGCCGAATACCTGCATAAGCAAGTGCGCAGCGAATGGGGGTTTGGTAGTGATGAACGCCTCTCCCACGACGATCTAATCGCGGAAAAATACCGCGGCATTCGCCCGGCGTCGGGCTATCCGGCCTGCCCCGATCACACGGAAAAACGCATTTTGTTCGACTTGCTGAATGCCGAAACAGTCGCCGGCGTCACGCTCACCGAGAGCTACGCGATGATTCCTGCAGCCAGTGTCAGCGGTCTCTATTTTGCTCATCCCGATAGTCGATATTTCGCCGTCGATCGAATCACGCGCGATCAAGCCGAAGATTATGCCCGGCGCAAGAATGTGCCGCTAGCGGAAGTGGAACGTTGGTTGTCGTCGAATTTAGGGTATGATCCCGCGTGA
- a CDS encoding hemolysin III family protein, translated as MKLAPCQTIEAPLAIEDSPTEPTAIEIALTTFNRAELANSITHGLGLLLSLVATPFLLMAARRGNSWQMAACVVYSVSMIAVYAASTCSHWFCKPKLRHFFRVVDQGCIYLFIAGTTMPIAATFLHGGYWWLLIVAIWTVALGGFISKVWMIHRIDSASAILPLLLSWMPLLSGPELFQVLPSALLWWMLAGGICYMVGIFFLTYDYRHDFMHSVWHLLVIAGTAFHFFAIWRYAMPLA; from the coding sequence ATGAAGTTAGCTCCTTGCCAAACCATCGAGGCCCCCCTTGCTATAGAGGATTCGCCCACCGAACCGACGGCGATTGAAATTGCGCTCACGACCTTCAATCGAGCAGAACTGGCAAATTCGATTACGCATGGATTGGGACTGTTGCTGAGTCTCGTGGCCACCCCATTCCTGCTAATGGCGGCTCGCCGCGGCAACTCCTGGCAGATGGCAGCCTGCGTGGTTTACTCGGTCAGCATGATAGCCGTGTACGCAGCCTCTACCTGTTCGCACTGGTTTTGCAAACCCAAGCTACGACATTTTTTTCGCGTCGTGGATCAGGGATGCATTTATTTGTTCATCGCTGGCACGACGATGCCCATCGCTGCAACCTTCCTGCATGGCGGCTACTGGTGGCTGCTGATCGTTGCAATCTGGACGGTGGCCCTCGGCGGATTCATTAGCAAAGTGTGGATGATACATCGAATAGATTCCGCATCGGCCATCTTGCCGCTGCTTCTCAGTTGGATGCCGTTGCTGAGTGGGCCGGAACTCTTTCAAGTGCTTCCCTCTGCACTACTCTGGTGGATGCTTGCTGGGGGAATCTGCTACATGGTGGGAATCTTTTTTCTGACGTACGATTATCGTCACGATTTTATGCACTCCGTATGGCATTTGCTGGTGATTGCCGGCACGGCGTTCCATTTCTTCGCAATTTGGCGATATGCGATGCCGCTGGCATAG
- a CDS encoding BMC domain-containing protein: MTDGIGILEIHGLTPALCALDAAEKAASIRILQMELNDFGGVVLKWSAPAAPLRASVVAARTVCERMHAAFVWAMIDRPDPQTQKAIHSPREHSPLLDAPVVFFPSGETFAATSEENREMPEPQPYALGMIETQGFTAVLEAIDTACKAAHVEVVGKEKLGGGYITVLVRGEVSAVSAAIDAGKEKVGSLGKLIAAHIIPRPSDSVLALLPRI; this comes from the coding sequence ATGACCGACGGCATCGGCATCCTGGAAATTCACGGGCTTACGCCGGCGCTGTGCGCGCTCGATGCGGCAGAAAAAGCCGCCTCGATTCGCATTTTGCAGATGGAACTGAACGATTTTGGCGGTGTCGTCTTGAAATGGTCGGCCCCGGCAGCCCCGCTTCGCGCATCGGTTGTCGCAGCCCGTACGGTTTGCGAGCGCATGCATGCCGCGTTTGTCTGGGCAATGATCGATCGCCCCGATCCCCAGACGCAGAAAGCCATTCACAGCCCACGCGAGCATTCGCCGCTGCTCGATGCGCCGGTCGTATTTTTCCCCAGCGGCGAAACCTTTGCAGCAACATCCGAGGAGAACCGCGAGATGCCAGAGCCACAACCCTATGCCTTGGGAATGATCGAAACGCAGGGATTCACCGCCGTACTCGAAGCGATCGACACGGCCTGCAAAGCCGCCCACGTTGAAGTGGTCGGCAAAGAAAAGCTCGGTGGAGGTTACATCACCGTACTGGTTCGCGGCGAAGTTTCGGCCGTGAGCGCTGCCATCGATGCAGGCAAAGAAAAAGTCGGCAGCCTAGGCAAACTGATCGCCGCACACATTATTCCGCGCCCCAGCGATTCCGTTTTGGCGCTGTTGCCGAGAATATAA
- the mdh gene encoding malate dehydrogenase, with protein MRRAKITIIGAGNVGATTAHWCAAAELGDIVLLDIPPTEGMPAGKALDLMQASPIVGFDSTIVGTTDYADASNSDVVVVTAGIARKPGMSRDDLLATNAKIVGSVAAEIKQGSPNAIVIVVSNPLDAMVQRAYQVTGFPPNRVLGQAGVLDTARYRAFLAMELGVSVEDVSALLMGGHGDTMVPMPSCTSIGGIPVTQLIDPKRLDEIVLRTRNGGAEIVGLLKTGSAYYAPAAATAQMVEAIVRDKKRLIPCAAYCDREYGVGGYFVGVPVILGASGVEKIIELKLTAQEQANFTKSVDAVKELVKVMATLTG; from the coding sequence ATGCGTCGTGCAAAAATCACAATCATCGGTGCCGGCAATGTCGGCGCTACGACTGCCCATTGGTGTGCCGCCGCCGAACTAGGCGACATTGTATTGCTTGACATCCCACCAACCGAAGGCATGCCCGCCGGCAAGGCGCTCGACCTGATGCAGGCGTCGCCGATCGTTGGGTTTGATTCAACCATCGTCGGTACGACGGACTATGCAGACGCCAGCAATAGCGACGTCGTCGTCGTCACCGCCGGCATTGCCCGTAAGCCCGGCATGAGCCGCGACGACTTGCTGGCGACCAATGCGAAGATCGTTGGATCGGTTGCAGCCGAGATCAAGCAGGGCAGCCCCAATGCCATTGTAATAGTCGTCAGCAATCCGCTCGATGCAATGGTGCAGCGCGCCTATCAAGTCACCGGCTTTCCGCCAAATCGCGTGTTGGGGCAAGCCGGCGTGCTCGATACAGCTCGGTATCGCGCATTCCTGGCCATGGAACTGGGAGTCAGTGTCGAAGACGTTTCCGCACTGTTGATGGGGGGGCATGGCGATACCATGGTTCCAATGCCAAGCTGTACATCAATCGGCGGCATTCCTGTCACGCAATTAATCGATCCAAAGCGACTCGACGAGATCGTGCTGCGAACGCGCAATGGAGGCGCGGAAATCGTCGGCCTCTTGAAGACCGGCAGCGCCTATTATGCTCCTGCCGCCGCGACGGCTCAAATGGTCGAAGCCATTGTGCGCGACAAGAAGCGACTCATTCCGTGCGCCGCGTATTGCGACAGGGAATACGGCGTGGGCGGGTACTTTGTTGGCGTGCCGGTAATTTTAGGCGCCTCCGGCGTGGAAAAGATCATCGAACTCAAGCTTACGGCCCAGGAACAGGCTAATTTCACGAAGAGCGTTGATGCCGTCAAGGAATTGGTAAAGGTCATGGCGACATTGACAGGGTGA